A single genomic interval of Antarcticibacterium arcticum harbors:
- a CDS encoding phosphatase PAP2 family protein, whose product MRFEKNIYMTLKSILISLCIICLNFNSYSQKKESPYETDLVKDGIWITTGVGLNVVGVLLIQDKPSLSQQDLNALSKDDIWGIDRWAAGNYSEKANSASYIPMFTSFALPLALLINENERSHAGQISVLFVESMATTGALFTITAALVEKSRPLVYNTSIPDEERMDNDEQRSFFAGHTAATAAATFFAAKVFNDFNPDSPWRPVVWGVAAAIPATVGYLRIQSGKHFLTDNIVGLAVGAASGILIPEIHKKKNKNVEIYPTMGFNLRGENVNSQGIGISYQF is encoded by the coding sequence ATGAGATTTGAAAAAAATATCTATATGACCCTTAAATCGATATTGATTTCCCTGTGCATCATTTGTTTAAATTTTAATTCCTACTCCCAGAAAAAAGAATCACCCTATGAAACAGATCTGGTTAAAGATGGTATCTGGATAACAACCGGTGTTGGCTTAAATGTAGTGGGCGTACTTTTAATTCAGGATAAACCAAGTTTGTCTCAACAAGACCTCAATGCCCTGTCTAAGGATGATATTTGGGGGATAGATCGATGGGCTGCCGGGAATTATTCTGAAAAAGCCAACAGCGCAAGTTATATTCCAATGTTTACCTCTTTTGCCTTGCCGCTCGCCCTTCTCATCAATGAAAATGAAAGGTCACATGCAGGCCAGATTTCTGTCCTTTTTGTTGAATCTATGGCAACAACCGGAGCTCTCTTTACCATAACAGCTGCACTGGTAGAAAAAAGCCGCCCCCTGGTTTACAATACTTCGATTCCCGATGAGGAAAGAATGGATAATGATGAACAGAGATCCTTCTTTGCAGGACATACCGCTGCTACCGCAGCTGCCACTTTTTTTGCTGCTAAAGTTTTTAATGATTTTAATCCGGATTCCCCCTGGAGACCGGTAGTATGGGGGGTAGCAGCCGCAATTCCTGCTACAGTTGGATATTTGAGAATTCAAAGCGGAAAACATTTTCTTACAGACAATATTGTAGGTTTGGCGGTAGGAGCAGCCAGTGGAATATTAATTCCCGAAATTCATAAAAAAAAGAATAAAAATGTTGAAATTTACCCAACAATGGGATTCAACCTGCGTGGTGAGAATGTAAATTCACAGGGGATAGGGATTTCTTATCAGTTTTAA
- a CDS encoding response regulator: MKPIDVLLVEDNEGDIVLISEALKEGNFVEKVSVVKDGWEALNYLAKKEKYSAETTPDLILLDINLPKLNGHEVLKQIKADEFLRHIPVIILSTSSSQDDISSCYRNFANCFISKPVNAGDYLRLVSSIKEFWSSTVQLPQTP, encoded by the coding sequence ATGAAACCTATTGATGTCTTACTGGTTGAAGATAATGAAGGCGATATAGTCCTAATTAGCGAAGCTCTTAAGGAAGGGAATTTTGTAGAAAAGGTTAGTGTAGTAAAGGATGGGTGGGAAGCTTTAAATTATTTAGCTAAAAAGGAAAAATATTCTGCAGAAACTACTCCAGACCTTATTCTACTGGATATAAATTTACCCAAATTAAATGGACACGAGGTTCTCAAGCAAATAAAGGCCGATGAGTTCTTAAGACATATTCCTGTTATAATATTAAGTACTTCTTCTTCACAGGACGATATAAGTAGTTGCTATAGGAATTTTGCAAATTGTTTTATATCAAAACCAGTGAATGCAGGGGATTATTTAAGGCTTGTTTCATCGATCAAGGAATTTTGGTCTTCTACCGTTCAATTACCTCAAACTCCATAA
- a CDS encoding magnesium chelatase, translated as MNKEKINSLGELIKAGYKSKSIKEELRQNLLEKIKNGTPAFEGIHGYEHSVIPELERAILSKHNINLLGLRGQAKTRLARLMVNLLDEWIPIVEGSEINDDPLQPLSRFAKDLMKDKGDKTPIAWIHRDERFFEKLATPDVTVADLIGDVDPIKAANLKLSYADDRVIHFGMIPRANRCIFVINELPDLQARIQVALFNILQEGDIQIRGFKLRLPLDMQFVFTANPEDYTNRGSIVTPLKDRIGSQILTHYPREIETAKMITKQEAKMDSFQSEMIYIPELARDLLEQISFEARDNEYIDARSGISARLSISALENLLSTAERRALKTGDKKTQIRFGDFMGVIPAITGKIELVYEGEQEGSAAVAQQLIADAVKTLFPNYFPKIEKLEKPNAENPYNDLVEWFFAESGFELLDDISDKEYKEKLDSVPPLNDLIKKYQPEIEEKDSYFLKEFLLWGLVEFQKLNKYRFTTGIQFKDLYGSYISGL; from the coding sequence ATGAATAAGGAAAAGATAAACTCATTAGGGGAATTAATAAAAGCAGGATATAAGTCTAAAAGTATCAAAGAAGAACTTAGGCAAAACCTCCTGGAAAAAATAAAAAATGGCACACCGGCGTTTGAGGGAATTCATGGGTATGAACATAGCGTGATCCCTGAACTGGAGCGGGCCATTCTATCTAAGCATAATATAAACCTGCTTGGTTTAAGAGGACAGGCTAAAACCCGTCTTGCCCGGCTTATGGTAAATTTACTGGATGAATGGATCCCAATTGTAGAGGGCTCTGAGATTAATGACGATCCACTGCAGCCCCTTTCCAGGTTTGCCAAGGATCTGATGAAAGACAAAGGTGATAAAACTCCAATTGCATGGATACACCGCGATGAACGTTTCTTCGAAAAACTGGCTACTCCTGATGTTACGGTAGCGGACCTGATTGGAGACGTGGATCCTATTAAGGCTGCCAACTTAAAACTGAGTTATGCGGATGACAGGGTAATTCATTTTGGAATGATCCCACGTGCAAACCGCTGTATCTTTGTGATCAATGAACTGCCAGATCTTCAGGCAAGAATTCAGGTAGCACTTTTTAATATTTTGCAGGAAGGAGATATCCAAATACGCGGATTCAAATTACGGCTTCCGCTTGATATGCAGTTTGTTTTCACTGCAAATCCAGAAGATTATACAAACAGGGGTAGTATTGTAACTCCATTAAAAGATAGAATTGGATCCCAAATTCTTACCCATTATCCGCGCGAAATTGAAACTGCAAAAATGATCACAAAACAGGAAGCCAAAATGGATTCTTTCCAAAGTGAAATGATCTATATCCCCGAGCTGGCACGGGATCTTCTGGAACAAATAAGTTTTGAAGCCCGGGATAATGAATATATTGATGCCCGCAGCGGGATAAGTGCACGCCTTAGTATTTCGGCACTGGAAAACCTTTTGAGTACGGCAGAACGCAGAGCCTTGAAAACAGGGGATAAAAAGACACAGATCAGGTTTGGAGATTTTATGGGTGTAATTCCGGCAATTACCGGAAAGATTGAACTTGTGTATGAAGGGGAGCAGGAGGGAAGCGCAGCGGTTGCCCAGCAATTAATAGCCGATGCCGTGAAAACCTTATTCCCTAATTATTTCCCCAAGATCGAAAAACTCGAAAAACCAAATGCCGAGAATCCTTACAATGACCTGGTGGAATGGTTTTTTGCGGAAAGCGGTTTTGAACTTCTCGATGATATTTCAGATAAAGAATATAAGGAAAAGCTTGATTCTGTTCCTCCGCTTAATGATCTTATCAAAAAGTATCAGCCCGAAATAGAGGAAAAAGATTCTTATTTTCTGAAGGAATTTTTATTGTGGGGTCTTGTGGAATTTCAGAAATTAAATAAATACCGCTTTACCACTGGAATTCAGTTTAAGGATCTTTACGGAAGCTATATTAGCGGATTATAG
- a CDS encoding response regulator, with product MLKVLIIDDDEIVLLVERKILQRCGIDKETITFKCGEAALEYLKNQDTDQKFLILLDINMPVMNGWDFLRQMESLERNENIFVIMVTSSIDRYDKQVSENYNSVIGFIEKPITAEDCKQIKNLPEISSYF from the coding sequence ATGTTGAAGGTTCTTATTATTGATGATGATGAAATTGTTTTGTTGGTAGAACGCAAGATCCTCCAGCGATGTGGTATAGATAAAGAAACCATTACATTTAAATGTGGAGAGGCAGCACTGGAATATTTAAAAAACCAGGATACAGATCAAAAATTTTTAATTCTTCTGGATATTAATATGCCGGTAATGAATGGCTGGGATTTTTTACGGCAAATGGAATCTCTGGAAAGAAATGAAAACATTTTTGTAATAATGGTTACTTCCTCTATTGACAGATATGATAAACAGGTATCTGAGAATTACAATTCTGTAATTGGTTTTATTGAAAAACCAATTACGGCAGAGGATTGTAAACAAATTAAAAATTTACCGGAAATAAGTTCTTATTTTTAA
- a CDS encoding PAS domain S-box protein — translation MSRDFRKSQSSHKIGEISAELGTTKSISPPPIIIINPTGKILSISLSAKEKLDEAGKDISSSGDSIYSLFSHDSSSNFKNIFQKVLYNFSEEIYQSNWGEEEVNLKLTPVFDQNFLVKKIQISIEESLPISDGGGKRFHKILEQSLDIICTLDDKGVFRDVSSASYRILGYKPQELVGRKYLDFLYPEDMEVSTLNELAIRSGQEKNYLTNRFIHKDGTLVPIIWSAKWDEDENLMFCIGKDASEIREIELRSQEERSMLKAIIDNIPDYIFVIDQDHKTILTNKKFYSDYLGKNSEEETLGLRPVDYFPVEEGLEIMEDNSRIMKSGIPVLNRRDAVYDHKGKKDIILLTKVPFKDENGKVNGLVGIARNITDSYNLEKEQKFVSRLITALGKSESLSSAFSKTLKLISKFLNFESAEAWEIGYDKSILLKSADYKGFSTLKNTDFSKGEGLPGITWKSGKVQVWQDLENDARFIRKEEILEKKLNLGIGIPIIFKEEVIAALTFFGRREKHIELKSKAILKRLAYQISNDVQRKMTENRLNDLFLHSTNLIAVVGMDGYLKKVNPAFTRIFGYAEAYLLTTPFTEFLHPDEKETAISRLKEVAAGLSPKPFQNRCLTHSGEWKWISWTPSLLIEKGIVHVFGMDVTPIKTINLELLKYKNIIESSKDGIGLYSVGTGDVFLNNAFKETLEYEEDELLGEGALEKVYVDKELAYQIYKILISGNYWEGDLQLRNKSGKLLDFYFSGGPIYNRKGELIALFAIHTDISERKRYEVTLKEYGGRIENILESITDGFFSLTPTWEVTYWNKAAENLLGVSREEILGKELWNYFPEAKALLFYSKYEEAMRKNIKVTFEEYFEPLATWFEVNVYPKVDGLSVYFKDITGRKKFDSEIKLARDRFELVARASREAVYDWNISTNLLEWSESYYEVYGFPKISPEKTLQQWELNIHKHDRENVVKKLNASLKSSDEVWNCEYRLIQPDKKIAVVRERGFIIRDENGEAIRMIGSLQDITQLTQNERALEELNHELEKHSRELAVSNAELEQFAYIASHDLQEPLRMVTGFLTQLQRKYDDQLDDKARQYIHFATDGAVRMRQIILDLLDYSRVGKLKYNYEIIDLNLLVNDIIKLHYNLIQDTKTIIEINDLPIIKAALTPLQRVLSNLITNSIKYSKEEVSPVIKISVIEQAKEWEIIVTDNGIGINELFYDKIFVIFQRLHSRDDYSGTGIGLAICKKIVENHGGKIWVVSQEGVGSSFHFTIPKHF, via the coding sequence ATGTCCCGTGATTTCCGTAAATCTCAAAGCAGCCATAAAATCGGAGAAATTTCTGCGGAACTCGGAACAACAAAAAGCATAAGTCCCCCACCGATAATTATTATTAATCCTACAGGGAAAATCCTTTCCATTTCATTATCGGCTAAAGAGAAGTTAGACGAAGCGGGAAAGGATATTTCCTCTTCTGGAGACTCCATATATTCTTTATTTTCTCATGATAGTTCCAGTAATTTTAAAAATATTTTTCAAAAAGTCCTTTATAATTTTTCAGAAGAAATATATCAATCTAACTGGGGGGAAGAAGAAGTAAATTTAAAATTGACACCTGTCTTTGATCAAAATTTTCTGGTTAAAAAGATCCAGATCTCAATAGAAGAAAGTCTACCCATTTCAGACGGTGGAGGAAAACGGTTTCATAAAATCCTTGAGCAGTCTCTGGATATAATTTGTACACTGGATGATAAAGGGGTTTTTCGGGATGTGAGCTCTGCTTCTTACAGGATTCTCGGGTATAAACCTCAGGAATTAGTAGGGAGAAAATATCTTGATTTTCTGTATCCAGAAGATATGGAGGTTTCCACTCTTAATGAATTAGCTATTAGGTCCGGACAGGAAAAAAATTACCTTACCAATCGATTTATTCATAAAGATGGAACTCTTGTTCCAATTATCTGGTCCGCCAAATGGGATGAAGATGAAAATCTGATGTTCTGTATAGGGAAAGACGCTTCAGAAATAAGAGAAATTGAATTGAGGAGCCAGGAAGAACGATCTATGCTTAAAGCAATTATTGATAATATTCCCGATTACATTTTTGTAATAGACCAGGACCACAAAACCATTTTAACCAATAAGAAATTCTATTCAGATTATTTGGGAAAAAATTCTGAAGAGGAAACTCTTGGTTTACGCCCGGTAGATTATTTTCCTGTTGAGGAAGGCCTTGAAATCATGGAAGATAATTCCCGAATAATGAAAAGTGGAATTCCCGTATTAAACCGAAGGGACGCGGTATATGATCATAAGGGAAAGAAAGATATAATCTTACTTACTAAAGTTCCATTTAAAGACGAGAATGGAAAAGTGAACGGTTTAGTAGGAATTGCGCGAAATATTACTGATTCCTACAATTTGGAAAAGGAACAAAAATTTGTATCCAGGCTTATCACCGCCCTTGGTAAATCTGAATCTCTAAGCTCAGCCTTTTCAAAAACTCTTAAGCTAATCTCTAAATTTCTAAATTTTGAATCTGCAGAGGCCTGGGAAATAGGGTATGACAAATCAATTCTTTTGAAAAGTGCCGACTATAAAGGGTTTTCAACTTTGAAAAACACAGATTTCTCAAAAGGTGAAGGTTTGCCTGGAATAACCTGGAAGAGCGGAAAAGTCCAGGTATGGCAAGATCTTGAAAACGATGCAAGATTTATAAGGAAAGAAGAGATTTTAGAAAAAAAATTGAATCTTGGAATAGGGATTCCCATTATTTTTAAAGAGGAGGTGATTGCAGCTCTTACATTTTTTGGACGAAGGGAGAAGCACATAGAATTAAAAAGTAAAGCAATTTTAAAAAGGCTGGCCTATCAAATTTCAAATGATGTACAGCGTAAAATGACAGAAAACAGGCTAAATGACTTATTCCTGCACTCTACAAATTTAATTGCTGTGGTGGGTATGGATGGCTATCTTAAAAAAGTAAACCCTGCATTTACACGCATTTTTGGGTATGCCGAGGCTTATCTTCTTACTACTCCTTTTACTGAATTTTTACATCCTGATGAAAAGGAAACTGCCATTTCGCGCTTAAAAGAGGTAGCCGCCGGTTTATCACCAAAACCTTTTCAAAACCGGTGTTTAACCCATTCGGGAGAGTGGAAATGGATCTCCTGGACCCCATCCCTTCTTATCGAAAAAGGGATTGTACACGTTTTTGGAATGGATGTAACCCCCATTAAAACTATCAATCTTGAACTTTTAAAATATAAAAATATAATTGAAAGCTCGAAAGACGGAATTGGCCTCTACTCGGTAGGAACCGGCGATGTTTTCCTTAACAACGCCTTTAAAGAGACCCTGGAATATGAAGAGGATGAATTGTTAGGCGAAGGTGCTCTTGAAAAAGTGTACGTTGATAAGGAGCTCGCTTATCAAATTTATAAGATCCTTATCTCAGGTAATTATTGGGAGGGAGATTTACAGTTAAGAAATAAAAGCGGGAAATTGCTTGACTTTTATTTTAGTGGCGGGCCCATTTATAACCGCAAAGGGGAACTTATTGCCTTGTTTGCAATACATACCGATATTTCAGAAAGGAAGAGATATGAAGTCACTTTAAAAGAATATGGAGGAAGAATTGAAAATATCCTCGAAAGTATTACAGATGGGTTCTTCTCATTAACACCCACCTGGGAAGTAACCTATTGGAATAAAGCAGCAGAAAACCTTTTGGGTGTTTCCCGCGAGGAAATATTGGGAAAAGAACTTTGGAATTATTTCCCCGAAGCTAAAGCGTTGCTCTTTTATTCCAAATATGAGGAGGCAATGCGTAAAAATATAAAAGTAACCTTTGAGGAATATTTTGAACCTCTGGCCACTTGGTTTGAGGTAAATGTTTATCCCAAAGTTGATGGACTTTCAGTCTATTTTAAAGATATTACCGGCAGGAAAAAGTTTGATAGTGAGATCAAACTTGCTAGAGACAGGTTTGAACTTGTAGCACGTGCCAGCCGTGAGGCTGTTTATGACTGGAACATATCCACTAATCTGTTAGAATGGAGTGAATCTTATTATGAGGTTTACGGATTTCCAAAAATTTCCCCCGAAAAAACTTTACAACAATGGGAATTAAATATTCATAAACACGACCGGGAAAATGTAGTAAAAAAATTGAATGCCTCCTTAAAATCCAGCGATGAGGTATGGAATTGTGAATACCGGTTGATTCAGCCGGATAAAAAGATCGCCGTAGTACGGGAACGGGGTTTTATTATTAGAGATGAAAACGGGGAGGCAATTAGAATGATAGGTTCACTTCAGGATATTACCCAATTAACGCAAAATGAAAGAGCACTCGAGGAATTAAATCATGAACTTGAAAAGCATTCCCGGGAACTTGCGGTTTCCAATGCTGAGCTGGAACAATTTGCCTATATAGCATCTCATGACCTGCAGGAACCCTTAAGGATGGTAACCGGTTTTTTAACTCAACTGCAAAGAAAATATGATGACCAACTGGATGATAAAGCAAGGCAATATATTCATTTTGCCACAGATGGGGCTGTGAGAATGCGCCAGATAATCCTGGATCTACTGGATTATTCACGTGTTGGAAAATTGAAATATAACTATGAGATTATTGACCTTAATTTGTTGGTAAATGATATAATTAAGCTACATTATAATTTAATACAAGACACAAAAACCATAATAGAGATTAATGATCTTCCCATCATTAAGGCCGCTTTGACGCCATTACAAAGGGTTTTGTCCAATTTAATAACCAATAGTATTAAATATAGCAAAGAGGAGGTATCCCCGGTAATAAAAATATCGGTAATTGAACAGGCCAAAGAATGGGAAATTATTGTTACTGATAATGGAATAGGAATTAATGAACTTTTTTATGATAAAATATTTGTGATCTTTCAACGATTACATTCACGCGATGATTATTCAGGAACGGGAATTGGTCTGGCAATTTGTAAAAAGATAGTGGAGAATCATGGAGGTAAAATTTGGGTTGTTTCCCAAGAGGGGGTGGGAAGTTCCTTTCATTTTACAATCCCAAAACATTTTTAG
- a CDS encoding PAS domain S-box protein, giving the protein MKENYFSLHILVIEDHLGDYILIEDYLTEEHKEIELTRAASFLQAREILKNNLFDTILLDLSLPDSGDVEVLVKEVMHLAGRVPVIVLTGNSNKDYGVRTLSLGISDYLLKDELNPVQLSKSIFYSIERKKVENQLIESEKKYKNLFNHSPLPKFVLDLNSLNFLSVNRAATELYGYSSKEFLKMNVRDLWVKEETPKVEEKWKSQYKEWFQIALKHRKKNGEVISVEVTSNPINFDGKPARVSLIKDVTAQLQAEKALQHSEQRFKALVQDGSELVMILDFKGNLSYASPASQAVMGVNMEVLLKNNFFYLIHEEDIDQVKDAIARLNNQKRIQIPSYRIKTANNEWRWIETIVTNLCEDPAVNGIVANSRDITEFVNQERELIESLQRYNIVAKATSDTITDYDVVNDRMEYNEGIQNMFGYNPAQIGREGSWWDDKVHPDDKERVKQKTREVFKNKHNQLQIEYRFRCADGTYKHILDRSYLLKDEEGNPLRMIGSMQDISNLKNYIKTIENHNARLKEISWTQSHVVRAPLARIMGLIDLLQNHGEIEDRDHLMENIFSSAHELDAIIRKISNKAEHPAESNWKC; this is encoded by the coding sequence ATGAAAGAGAATTATTTTTCCTTACATATTCTGGTAATTGAAGATCACTTGGGGGATTATATTTTAATAGAAGATTATTTAACGGAAGAACATAAGGAAATTGAGCTTACCAGGGCAGCATCCTTTTTGCAGGCCAGGGAAATTCTTAAAAATAACTTGTTTGACACTATTCTACTCGACCTGTCCCTGCCTGATTCCGGCGACGTTGAGGTGTTGGTAAAAGAAGTGATGCATTTAGCCGGTAGGGTTCCTGTAATAGTCTTAACAGGAAATTCCAATAAAGATTATGGTGTAAGAACGCTTTCTTTGGGTATTTCAGATTATTTGCTCAAAGATGAATTAAATCCCGTTCAGCTTTCAAAAAGTATATTTTATAGTATTGAGCGTAAGAAAGTTGAAAATCAATTAATCGAATCTGAAAAGAAATATAAAAACCTTTTTAATCATAGTCCGCTACCAAAATTTGTGTTGGACCTTAATAGTTTGAATTTTTTAAGTGTTAATCGTGCAGCTACCGAGCTTTATGGTTATTCATCTAAAGAATTTTTAAAGATGAATGTAAGGGACCTTTGGGTGAAAGAAGAAACACCAAAAGTTGAAGAAAAATGGAAATCTCAATATAAGGAGTGGTTTCAAATTGCACTGAAACACCGGAAAAAGAATGGCGAGGTGATATCTGTTGAAGTAACCAGTAATCCTATTAATTTTGACGGTAAACCTGCCCGCGTTAGCCTTATTAAAGACGTTACTGCACAATTACAGGCAGAAAAAGCCTTGCAACATAGTGAACAACGTTTTAAAGCCCTTGTTCAGGATGGATCGGAATTAGTTATGATCCTGGATTTTAAAGGTAATCTCTCGTATGCCAGCCCGGCATCACAGGCGGTTATGGGTGTAAATATGGAGGTATTACTTAAAAATAATTTCTTTTACCTTATTCATGAAGAAGATATAGATCAGGTTAAAGACGCTATTGCACGTCTTAATAATCAAAAACGGATCCAGATCCCTTCCTATAGAATTAAAACCGCTAATAATGAATGGAGATGGATTGAGACCATTGTCACAAATTTATGTGAGGATCCTGCAGTGAATGGAATAGTTGCCAATTCCCGGGATATTACCGAATTTGTAAATCAGGAGCGGGAACTTATTGAGAGTTTACAGCGCTATAATATTGTTGCTAAAGCCACCAGTGATACTATAACAGATTATGACGTGGTAAATGACAGAATGGAATATAACGAAGGGATACAGAATATGTTTGGTTACAACCCTGCGCAAATTGGACGTGAGGGCAGTTGGTGGGATGATAAAGTTCACCCTGATGATAAAGAGAGGGTTAAACAGAAAACCAGGGAAGTTTTTAAAAATAAACATAATCAACTTCAAATTGAATACAGGTTCAGGTGTGCAGACGGGACATATAAGCATATACTGGACCGTAGCTATCTGTTAAAAGATGAGGAAGGTAATCCTTTACGGATGATTGGGTCTATGCAGGATATTTCTAATCTTAAAAATTACATTAAGACTATTGAAAACCATAATGCGCGGTTAAAGGAAATTTCCTGGACCCAGTCACATGTTGTAAGAGCTCCCCTTGCAAGAATAATGGGATTAATTGATCTTTTACAGAATCATGGAGAGATCGAAGACAGGGACCACTTGATGGAGAATATTTTTTCATCGGCACACGAATTGGATGCTATCATTAGGAAAATAAGTAATAAAGCGGAACATCCTGCAGAAAGCAATTGGAAATGTTGA
- a CDS encoding endonuclease/exonuclease/phosphatase family protein: MDFSEIVFAFLSVLMLIPTLASLTKFDEWWVRAFDFPRIQISFLILVVLIITILIASYENVWQIILTCLLGLSLVYQIIKIFPYTILSRKQVLSFHGDDPTAIISILVSNVLTTNTRYDKLINLVNKKAPDILLTLETDKTWEEELKVLEKKYPYTVKIPLDNLYGMHLYSRLKLEQVKVKYLIKEDIPSIHGYLRLNNNERVKFHALHPQPPSPTEDPTSTNRDAELLLVGKDVKKDQESVVVFGDLNDVAWSRTTRLFQKLSGLLDPRIGRGFYNTFHADYRLLRWPLDHVFHTNDFTLIELSRGPNIGSDHFPMFIKLNYEPRAEILQEEPEEPTEDEKEWAKEKIESGNPTETEV, translated from the coding sequence ATGGATTTTTCAGAAATTGTATTCGCTTTTTTAAGTGTACTAATGTTGATCCCAACCCTTGCATCACTTACAAAATTCGATGAATGGTGGGTAAGGGCATTTGATTTTCCCAGAATTCAAATTAGTTTTCTTATCCTGGTAGTCTTAATAATTACTATACTCATCGCATCTTATGAGAATGTATGGCAAATTATTTTAACATGCCTGCTTGGATTAAGCCTTGTGTACCAAATAATTAAAATTTTTCCATATACTATCCTGTCACGAAAACAGGTGTTAAGCTTTCATGGTGATGATCCTACCGCAATTATTTCCATATTGGTTAGCAATGTTCTTACTACAAATACCCGATACGATAAATTAATAAACCTGGTCAATAAAAAAGCACCGGATATTTTACTTACCCTGGAAACTGATAAAACCTGGGAAGAAGAGCTCAAAGTACTTGAGAAAAAATATCCCTATACGGTAAAAATTCCCCTGGATAATCTCTATGGAATGCATTTATATTCCAGGTTAAAACTGGAACAGGTAAAAGTAAAATATTTAATAAAAGAGGATATTCCTTCAATTCATGGATATTTAAGGTTAAATAATAATGAACGTGTAAAATTCCATGCATTGCATCCTCAACCTCCAAGTCCCACCGAAGATCCAACCTCAACCAACCGCGATGCGGAATTACTTTTGGTAGGAAAGGATGTTAAAAAAGATCAGGAATCTGTGGTGGTGTTTGGAGATCTAAATGATGTGGCCTGGTCCCGCACTACCCGATTATTTCAAAAATTAAGCGGATTGCTGGATCCAAGGATAGGTCGTGGGTTTTACAACACATTTCATGCGGACTACAGGTTATTGCGCTGGCCGCTGGACCATGTTTTTCATACAAATGATTTTACCCTTATCGAACTCTCAAGAGGCCCAAACATAGGATCCGATCATTTTCCTATGTTTATTAAACTTAATTATGAACCCCGGGCAGAGATCCTTCAGGAAGAACCCGAAGAACCAACGGAAGATGAAAAGGAATGGGCCAAGGAAAAAATAGAAAGTGGTAATCCTACCGAAACCGAAGTATAA
- a CDS encoding vWA domain-containing protein codes for MKEEKKRIRSGFIFKKFEEENKSPFDKLFEIFKELITHTSGDFDEAIEWLRQLDVEYKLTDENYSIDDFIEDLKKKGYIREEITPNGPGMAITAKTERAIRQQALNQIFGKLKKSGTGNHSTKYQGAGDEHTGEFKEFHYGDSLDRIAMTESLKNAQINHGAGDFKMTEDDLVVEETHHKSQMSTVLMIDISHSMILYGEDRITPAKKVAMALAELITTRYPKDTLDILVFGNDAWAISIGDLPYLQVGPYHTNTVAGLQLAMDLLRRKRNTNKQIFMITDGKPSCIRERDGSYYKNSVGLDPYIIDKCYTMAQQARKLHIPITTFMIAQDPYLERFVREFTQANHGKAFFTGLKGLGEMIFEDYESNRKKRIKG; via the coding sequence ATGAAAGAGGAAAAAAAACGGATAAGAAGTGGTTTTATTTTTAAAAAATTTGAAGAAGAAAATAAATCACCTTTCGATAAGCTATTTGAGATCTTTAAAGAATTAATTACCCATACTTCAGGGGATTTTGATGAAGCAATAGAGTGGTTGAGACAGCTGGATGTTGAATATAAGCTTACAGATGAAAATTATAGTATTGATGATTTTATAGAAGACCTCAAAAAGAAAGGTTATATAAGAGAAGAAATTACCCCCAACGGCCCCGGGATGGCAATTACAGCTAAAACAGAACGCGCAATACGGCAGCAGGCATTAAATCAAATATTCGGGAAACTTAAAAAAAGCGGTACCGGGAATCATTCTACCAAATACCAGGGCGCCGGCGATGAGCATACGGGTGAATTTAAAGAATTTCATTATGGAGATTCCCTAGACAGGATTGCTATGACCGAGAGCCTTAAAAATGCCCAGATCAATCATGGCGCGGGAGATTTTAAAATGACCGAAGATGATCTGGTCGTGGAAGAGACCCACCATAAATCCCAAATGAGTACGGTCCTTATGATTGACATTAGCCATAGTATGATACTGTACGGTGAAGACAGGATTACCCCTGCCAAAAAAGTTGCAATGGCCCTGGCTGAACTTATCACCACCCGCTATCCTAAAGATACCCTGGACATTTTAGTATTTGGAAATGATGCGTGGGCTATTTCCATTGGAGACCTGCCGTACTTACAGGTGGGGCCATACCATACAAATACAGTGGCCGGATTACAGCTTGCAATGGATCTTTTACGGCGCAAGAGAAACACCAATAAACAAATTTTCATGATCACAGATGGAAAGCCAAGCTGTATTAGGGAACGTGATGGCTCTTATTATAAAAACAGTGTAGGCCTGGATCCCTATATTATTGATAAATGTTATACCATGGCACAGCAGGCCAGGAAATTACACATTCCAATTACAACATTCATGATTGCACAGGATCCATATCTGGAAAGGTTTGTCCGGGAGTTTACCCAGGCAAATCATGGGAAAGCCTTTTTCACCGGATTAAAAGGACTGGGGGAAATGATTTTTGAAGATTATGAATCTAACAGGAAAAAAAGGATCAAGGGTTGA